From the genome of Anaerotignum faecicola, one region includes:
- a CDS encoding P-II family nitrogen regulator yields MKKLEIIIRPEKLENLKAILEGCKVNGIMISNVMGYGNQK; encoded by the coding sequence AACTGGAAATCATCATCAGGCCGGAAAAGCTGGAGAATTTAAAGGCGATTCTGGAAGGCTGCAAGGTCAACGGCATCATGATCAGCAATGTCATGGGCTACGGCAACCAGAAG